The nucleotide sequence TCATGTGGAGTGATGGTAGGGTGGTGTTAGGTAAAGATCACATTAAATATGCAAAGAAAGCCTGACTTCTGCCTCTCCTTCAGATTTCAACCTTGAAGTGAAACTGAATTAAAATTCTCAGTACGAAGAAGccttctttggggggggggggtggggcatcAAATGAAAGCTCAAGACATGCCATTACTGTTTGCTGGATATCACTTGAAAAAAGAATTCTACTAGCTTTCATAAATCCTTATTGCGAAATCATTAAACATgcacaaaaagtaaaataaatatatatatatatatatatatatatatatatatatatatatatatatatgctgggCAACCATAAAGTACCACAAGCAACATATAGGCACTCCAAAAACGATTTCTTTTTAAaaaggtggttttttttgtttcagaaccaTATTTAAGTAGCAAAGCATTGGGCAAACATACATTTTCATTAGGACAAGCTATACAGAAAAATAGTACATGAAGAGCCTGGCTTATCAAGATCTTTTCATACAGAGAACAGGCTgcagtgaatcaggccctaaaagtgTATAAATACCTATTTTTAAAATCGGAACAGAAGACGAAATGTGCACCACTGGCTTGTAAATTATTCAAGCGTCTGCTTCAGTCTCAGCAGGCCACAAATTACATTTAATAAAATACCTCTTCATATTTTGTCCACTGTTCTTTAGGAAGTATTTGATGTTTAAGTGACAGATCCAAAGCTCTCTTCAAGCGGAAGTTTCTTTCATCATAAACTATTTCTGGAAGCCTCCTTATTGCCTCCTTCACATCATCATTTTCATATAATGTATCATCTCGTACTAACCCTGCAAAAGAAAGATTGCCCAGTGAGCATTAAGTGAAGTTGTTTACTGGAAATAAGCTTCACTGAAGACAGCAATTCATCTCTCATGCAATTGGATTACATAACTGCACAAGTTATCAAGAAGAATAGAACATCTTAGAACTTTGCTAGTATAAACAAAGTATTTATTGAGCATTGGCAGGACTTCCCACAATTgctaaaaaaagaggagaaaatgcCCAACAGGGAAGTGGACAGGTTAGTGCAAATTGTTTTCAGAGGACATCTGTTGCAAGAAGGCAACTTTGCTTGTGCTTAGCTTCTGCCGAAGATAAGCAGTTCACCAATCACAGGAAAACAGACGcccgcaaaattgagcatccatttttttaACCCGCTGACCGgcaggcagatttattttttttttttaatttctaggaTATTAagtggagggtgtacagaaaagcaatattttctgttttcttgtaCACTTTCCTGGGTTGTTTAGATCTTAaagcctgcccttgggcaggtgttaatttctaagcgtaaaatgtgcggcttggctgcacattttactttcaatatCCCAGGCGACTAACTACtaggctcatcaatatgcatttgcacgtgatgagcgctattagttttcgcaaggttggctgcgcgttttcgaggTGTTGTTACCccatacagtataaggggtaatagacgcgtgtcaaacgcgtggccaaacaggtgctaaacggtgcgcttggctgagtgcaccGTACTGTTTTGGCCTGACTAaatgaaaaacagagaaaaaaaaataagcaacgCCAACAGTTGATAAGAAAGGGAGCTTCCGTAAAATCGCCGGACTGATTAGTACTCATGActgatgcgagcctccagggttggggagttCGCTGTCAAGAATTGACAGTGCAAGGGCGCTTGAGTATGGAAGACTCTCTTTGGAACATCAGTTGGCTGGAAGTCTGGGCAGGACGCTTTGCATGCTTGCAATTCAGCGGCAGGTAGCAGGGTCAAGCGGTCctgataatgttggacaatgcagtgacagtggcttacatcaaccagcagggaggaaccaaaagccagcagaTCTTGGCCTTgcacactgcaggaaaagacaatgtaagagcagactctctcagtagggagagtctggacccaagaTAATGGCTTTTGTTGGACGAGGCATTCCTaatcatacccagatcagtccagaccagtgggttatgcactcccaccagcagatgaagtcagagaaaaaaagcttCAAGGCACCGGTATCCCAAGGGTGGCAgttgcagctcatcagtatttctctgactccagcagatggtagtcgTGTATACTTGCAGCTCTGTGTGAGACAGATTTTCTTGCTCCCTGAAAtgctaggttcagtgtctggaccatccctcaggtagacCCCTGGCAGTGCTAGCCCGTGTGGTTCCGAgtcccctgatagccaggggactggctccctcagtgTCTGCGGTACAGGGAAGGAGcccctttggggatttttttctattattcttagcttaggctttatttttttctgttactaggAGTTAAAGttttttgagtaaaaaaaaagaaaaaaaaaagaaacagctccTGTTCACCGCAGCTCCCATGCTAAATCAGTCTTCCCGCTGGTGTAGATCCAGACAGACCCCTGAAGAAGAGGGGAGAGTGTTTCAGCCCTGATAAGAACCTCCGAGGACGTTTTTAGGctccctgcctcatttttaccaccGACTTCGGAGCTATTTTTactgtggcggccattttgttttttcttttgaccTCCCACGTGGCTCCCCAGTGTTCCTGGGGCCGGTTTTCGCGCTGTTTTTGGCAAGGGTCACCAGGCCTGGGTGGAAGCACCTGttttcttctgggggggggggggggggggggggagttatatgcccctttttaaaggaggaacatggcagaaactcCTCTGGTGGAACGCTGTAAGGCTTACAAGGTATGGTCAGCTTATTTAGACCCCCTGTCACTGTgcactgggtggggagggggcctcAGACAAGAGGACCAAACCTAAAGTGTGCACACAGGTCAGACTCGGCAGATGGGTCTAACGGAAGGAGCCCAACCCCCACTGCGCACCCTGTGGAAAAGGTTTCCCAGGATGACCCTCCCCCGCTGTCCCCCACTGCACGGACTCCGAGACCAGAAGAATCAAGAGACACGGACACTGATTCTAGCAGTAATGAGACGGGACCAGGGGGATTTTCACCGGAATTTGTGCTGCTCATGTATGAAGCATTTCTGGCTCAGAAGCTCGTGAAGCGCAGAGCCCAGGATGGGAGTGTGGGAGTTCCCAAGCGTGCCCATCTGCGAACTGAAGGTCGTCCGTCCCAGGCAACTTTGGCTCGGAAGGATCTAGCAGGTGCAGTCGACCAGCAGGGGAACGACTCAACTCCGTCCCTGTGGGACACCGTTGCAGATCAGGGCGAGGTCCCTCCAGACGTAGATACGGGCGGCGACGATCAGGATCCAGTAGAACCTAGTGCGAAGGGGGAGACCCCCGCGTAGTCCGGCTGTTTAAAAGGGAGGAATTGCACcaccttattccccaggtgcttgagGAATTGGGGGTGAAATCCTCTCTGGAAGATTCCAACGGCGAGGGagtgaacccagtcctggatggTCTCCGGGGTCCACCTAGTGCTTTTTCCATCCCGAAAATTCAAAAGTTCATCAGCCGGGAGTGGGAATCACCAGAGGTGGGGCTTAAGGTTGGCCGGGTGATGCAGAAACTGTACTCGCTAATGGAACGCCTCAGGGTACCTAAGGTCGATACGGCTGTATCAGTGGTGACCAAGAAGACGACCATTCCAGTGGCGGGAGCAGCTGCTCTCAGAgatgtgcaggaccgcaagctggagctgCAGCTGAAGTGGGTGTTCGAGGTCTCCACCTTACGACTTCATGTGGCAgtgtgtgccagcatgatgcaAAGAGCGTGTTTATGTTGGATTCAAAAACACATGACTTTGTCAGCTTCTCAGGCGGCTCATCTGGAGGCGGCAGTAGCATGtgtggcggatgccttatatgacttggTGCGTTCGGTGGCCCAGACTATGGTCTCCTTGGTGGCGGCTCGGCAACTCCTATGGCTCtgcaattgggcagcggatgctcCCTCCAAGTCGCATCTGTGCAATCTGCCTTTTcgagggaagttgctgtttggagaggatttggatcagctgatgaaatctctgggggattccaagggcaataaACTACAGGAAGAAAGAAAGCCCTACAGGAAGTCATTCGGTCCTCGATCCCGTTTTTTTGGGATTTCCGAAAAAGCAGGTCGGGGAGGAGTATTCCACCCTCTGGTTCCAGACAGACCTCTTCCCATGCACAGTCCCTTTCGCGGCTCCAGTCGTCCTGCCAGAGGTGGTTTCAATCAGGGAACCGGGAAGTCTGCCCAATGAAATCAGGCCTGCCCACTTCTCGGACGGGATGGGCAGGTTGTCCcaattttacaaggagtgggccaagatcacctCTGATCACTGGGTGTTGAAGGTGGTAAAACGTTtgcgccttagaattttctcggcctcTCATGCCGGCCTTTGTGGAATCGCGATGCGTTTCCCATAACAAGCAAGCCAAGGTAGAAGACACTCTACAAAGATTGCTGGCCCTGAAGGCGATTGTCCCCGTGCCGTCTGAGGAACGGAGAAGGGGATGGTACtcccatttatttcgtggttcccaaaaaggagggcactttccgacccatcctggacctacagaaggtgaatcgctgcttgaaggtgccccgttttcgaatggaaacactTCGAACAGTCATCGCAGTGGTTCAAAAGgcagagttcctcgcctccttggATATCACCGAGGGTTATCTACACATCCCGATTCGCAGCACTCACCAGAGATTCGTacgattcaagatcctgggtcagcattttcagttccgagcACTGCAGTTCGGACTGGCAACGGCCccacgcacctttaccaaggtgatggttgagGTGGCAGCGACCCTCCAGAAAGAAGGGAtaatggtccatccttaccttgacgattggctgattcgagccagtCGGAAGAGGAAGGCGAGCGGATGGTTCTTCGTGTGATCCATTGTCtccagtccctaggctgggtaatcaacgaagcgaaaagtcatctgactccgtcacagtgtctggagtatttgggagctcgtTTTGACAACCtccagggcagggtgtttctcacgAATGTCAGGATGTACAAATTGCAGCATCAAGTGTCTCTCTTGTTACAGCTTCCAatccccagagtgtgggattacctacaagttctgggGTTCATGGCGTCGATGTTGGAAATGGTATCTTGGGCCTTCGCTCACCTGAGACCGTTGCAGAAAGAACAACTGTCACGGTGGGACCCAGTGTCAGAGCAATAACAGTTGTCCCTGCCTTTGTCGCAGCGAATCAGGTCCAGCCTGCAATGGTGACTGTCAGAAGATAATTTACAGAAAGGGATGCCCCTCAAAGTTCCAGTTTGGGTGATCGTGACAACGGATCACATTTGTGCCCGATGGGGAGTTCCCCAACTGGACTTCATGGCGACCCGTGTCAACGCCAAGATGGACCAGTTCTTCAGCCGAAAGAAGGAAATCGGGGCGGTGGGAGTAGACGCCCTAGTCTGCAAGTGGCCAACTGGAATcctcctatatgcctttcctccatggcccctgatcGGGCCCGATtcggtaattctggtggcaccggagtggccgcggcggccatggtttgcggacctgataCGGTTGGCCACAGATGGCCCGCTACGCCTAGCTCATCTGCTGAATCTCCTGCGACAAGGGCCCATTTTTTTTCAgattgggaggatcacttctctctcgcatCCTGGTGTTTGAGAGGTGGCGGCTACAGATGAAAGGTTATTCGGAACAGGCGATTTCCACTCTGCTTCAGTCCAGGCGGTCCTCGATGTCTATGACATACGCTCGAGTGTAGAAGGTGTTTGAAGTCTGGTGTGACTAGCAGGGTGTAGTGCCGTTGTCGGTGACCATTCCTCAGGTCTTGGggtttttgcagcagggattatCTAAGGGTTTGGCTTATAGTTCCCTGCGTGTTCAGGTTTTGGCCCTGGGATGTCTCCTAGGGCAGGTAGGTGGAAGTTATGCCCagagtggaatctcaatctgggcttgagggcgcttcgtgatcccccttttgagcctctgggacATGATTCcttaaaggacctcaccttgaagacggtgttcttggtggccatctgttctgcgaggcgtatttcagaattgcaggctctttcctgtagggatCCCTTTCTTCGCATCTCGGCTGATAGGGTGTCCCTGCGCACTTTCCCTTcttttttgccgaaagtggtgtctgcctttcatgctAATCAGTCCGTGGAGTTACCTGGATTCCCTGATTGGGCTCGTGACCCCGCTATGGGAAGAGATCTTCATCTGTTAGATGGCCGCTGGGTTCTCCTTCGGTATTTGAAGGTCAttaactctttttgaaaattgatcacctttttgtgctctttggagGTCATCTAAGGCATCCTTGGCTCAAGGAAACGATTTGCTTGGTCTACATCGGGAAGGGTTGCCCTGTCACGACTGGTTTGAAagctgttccttcctttttgccacttgaatcagtccactTCTGCcttctctggatagggaaagagatgggaaggaatatcgcctgttgtgacccttggatgtcagaCATATAgtaaggtatctggaggtttctaaacctttccggaAGATGGActgcctgtttgttcttcatgatggaggtaaacagggtgagcaGGCTTTGCGGGCTACAACAGCTCCTGGATTAACGAGGTAGTCACAGCCGCGTATGTTGATGCTGAAAAGCTGCTACCTACTCAAGTTAGGGCTCATTTCACTAGTGCTCAGACAATGTCATGGGttagttagattgttgtctccagtcgacatttgccaagctgcaacacggtcctccttacataccttttccaggtattatcatctggaagTGCAGGCCCGGAAGGACGcaacctttgcacgtgcggttttgacaagacctcaggcagcctcctaccatattcgggagtagcttgggtacagcccactggtcctgaattcattTGTCTAGGTGCTAGGAAATAAAacattactatttacctgataatttccttaaaccagacagatgaattcagcttcccacccttggctgcagAATCattgtgttatggtcctcctgCGTGGTTACGTGTTCCTGGGATTACTGGtcagtgttactccagtccctaaaTGAGTGTTAATGCATTCTttgtctgagttcagtgtttcctattggctgagtactgaaatggttatcggttattaatcaagtttttgctagtttaTCTCTCAGCtattttaacagctaagtccatgtcggttgagaaaaccagctactggaccaaggcacttatctgagggaccacagaaatcacctcagcaattctcaactgggggagggactattTGGTATTACTGCAGAAGAGCAGGGCAAATTAAatctccttttatttctccttctaaaatttgAAGTACTCccaagtagggagatgcatgtccacctgaagacagagaatactggtaaGCTAATGTCACCTCAGGAGAATACATACTCTGACATCAGCTCTGCTCCGtttctatctgctggtagagatgcataacccattggtcctgaattaatctgtctgggtgctaggaaataTATACATTATCTCAGTGTCTTAAAATCTGTTCCAGAGTGTGCGAAAGGTTCCAGAGTGAATGAGTACTGTATGGTCCATAGGTATACATTACCCTCATTCCATTCTCCAACTGGGCTTAAATCACACAGGTATGTGATCTATACATTAAGTGCCCAAACATTCCATCATTAAAACCTCCTTAAATATACCCCTAGGCTGCTCAAGTTTATGCATGAGCCTTCTATGCAGAACAGTATCACAAGTTTTGCTGAATtttaagtatactatatctaacACATTCCCTTGTTCAAACTGTCTGATCTCCCAAAGTGATTAGATTTGTTTAGTGAAAGAATTATTCAAGGAATACTACTAAAACCTAAGTCCTTTGTCAATCAAATTCTTTCTCAAGTGGTTTAAGTTGACAGAAGCAGACTTCTATATATTCATAAATACCTAACATTCAAACAGATAAATATAATTTTAGACCCTAAATCTTCCCCGAGTACTGAAAAACAGTTCATAAAGACCTTTGAATCATATTTTTGCAACAGAATCTGTGTAGGATTGAATTAATGATTTTACTGGATCTCTAGCCTTTCTTACAAAAATGTAGATCACAAATTGTTAAGGATTTGCACAGACAAAGGGGCTTGATTAGGGATTTCTTACCCTTCAACACAacatgggagaaagcagagttgcttacttgtaacaggtgttctcccaggacagcaggatgttagtcctcacatgtggatgacatcatcagatggagccctgtcatggaacacttttgtccaagtttctagaactctggcACATTgcacatgcccagcatgccactaaccctgtagccaccaggggtcccccttcagtctcgtttgtagcaaaaagagcgaaaaataaaataagaaaatgaaatcgaacccaactccgcagggtggcagacgggtttcgtgaggactaacatcctgctgtcctgggagaacacctgtttcaggtaagcaactctgttttctcccaggacaagcaggatggtagccctcacatgtgggtgaatagcaagctacaggctgagtcataagaagcaggccaagcagcacacaacatgtgcaacaggcacaacaactggggtgctgttggcaacgaTGAGGCAGCatgaaattcacagcgggtcaAGGTAAGACGAGTTGGGTTTTTACACTGGGAACAGGTtccgtaggacagactggccaaagacggaattttgtctgccagccttgtcaagacagtagtgggctgcgaaggtgtggagagggctccatgttgcagccctgcagatgtcggcaatcggtactgaacggtagtgtgctactgacgttgccatggccctggCTGAGTGCACTTTCACTCGTCCctgaagtggaaggcctgcttctggtagcagaattcaatgcagtctgccaaaaagttggagagagtctgcatgcccaccgcaactccaagcttgtttttgtcaaatgaaacagttgggtggacttcctatgggttGCAGTACGATCtaaataaaatgcaagtgcacgtttgcagtccaaggtgtgcagagctcaCTCACCCGGGCGagcatgaggccttgggaagaaagtgggcaagactatgggcTGATTTAAGTGGATATCTgttactaccttaggaaggaatttagggtgagtgaggagaaccacccggtcatggaggaatcttgtgtagggtgagtaggtcacaagggcctgtaactcacttactctgcgagcagatgtaatggctactaggaaaataattttccaagtAAGATATCTGAGTTCGCAGGCGTGCAGGGGCTCATAAGGAGGACACATGAGCCATGCAAGtactacattgaggtcccatgccatgaCTGGTGGTCGTAGAGGAGGGTTAACtgactcaccaggggttgagccgtAATCGGGGCATCCCCTATACCTTGATGGTTCgcagagatggcactgaggtgtactcatatagaggaagtctggagaccagattccgaaagGTGCTAGAGATAGTCTAATAGTTtggatgtggggcaagaaaagggatcaaagcccttctgtgtgcaccacaagataaacctcttccatttagagtggGAAGATTTCcacatggaaggcttccgtgaagctatgAGGACTTGAGAGATGCCACTAGAAATATTGAATGGTtgtagaatcaacctttcaacatccaggccgtcagagacagggtctggaggttTGGGTGGTGTAACTTGccatgattctgtgttatgaggttgggctctgtgcccaggcgaatgggatcctggacagagaggttgagaagtatgggaaaccagacttggcgtggccaatacggggctatgagtatcattaagcCTCGaacctgttgtagcttcacgagagtcttgcttattagtgGAATCAGAAGGTAAGCATATAGCAGACTTGTGTTCCAGGGatgggcaaaggcatccatggttggtgctgtccggtccctgtgcagggagcagaagcgtTCCACTTTGCGGTTCTGCTTGGACGCAAAGGGGTCGATGATCAGTTGACCCCAccagtggaagattctgctcacaACAGAGGGATCCAAGGAccacttgtgaggctggaaacgtCGGCTGAGGTGGTCCGCCAGTGCATTCTctgtgcctgccagataagtggctggcAGTGGAATTGAGTGCggcagggcccaggcccaaatctgcgccgcctcttggcagagcagataagagcccgtgcccACCTTTTtgtcaggtaccacattgcaacttggttgtctgtttggatcaagaCTACCTTGTTGGAGAGGCATGGTTGAATGCATAGAGGGCATACCGCATCGCccaaagttccaggaagtttatttgatagGTCGCTTGAATGCATAGAGGGCATACCGcatcgcccaaagctccaggaagtttatttgatagGTCGCTTGAATGCATAGAGGGCATACCGcatcgcccaaagctccaggaagtttatttgatagGTCGCTTCGGTtcttgtccaagtcccttgggtttgaaggcttttgacatgggctccccaacctaagtTGGAGGCATCTATGGTTAAAGTCATCTGAGGAGatggttgctggaaaggaagacctgTTTGGACAAAGGATGTAAGCGGCTGAGTGGCTTGATGCCATTGAGACTTTAAAGTCCACTTTATCAGTCTCATGGTCCCAACCAACTTAAGAGTTTGAGCTCTTCTACCAAGAACAATGGGCAAAAACTGCACTATCCCACTGTGCAAAGTTGGTAGGCACCTATTCTAAAAGATCCATGGACgttatttttacaaaaaagggcaatcacacacacaaaaaaaaacaaaccacacattTGCACTAGTTTTTCCAGACGCTAGCTCGGAAAACTCTGCGAGCTCGGCACAGACCCGCCGGGGTCTAAGAGCTCCACGCGACCCCCCATCGGCCTCCAGGTACCTCTGCAAGCAGTCTCTCCCTGCCAGGCCAAGGACCGCCCCCTGTTGACATCACTAGCCGCAACGAACGACCTTTAAAGTCAGGCGCAGGCCTTTCGGCGTCGCTCGACCAAAGGGGCCTGTCCCTtggtgtgcccctttgtgctgcaCCCACATCCCATCAATCGATCGATCGATATAAAGAAGAGACTGAACTCAAGCCTTTTCCCGTCCCTATCATCCCCCTGAACTGTCGACAAATCCCTCTTCCATCCCTGCCGAGCACCCCCTCCCTGACCCCCCCACCTCAATCCCCTACTCCAAACAACTTCCGCAACCCTCCAAATAAATCACTCTGTTCACCACCCCCCCTGCAAATTTCTACTCCCCCCACACCAGCTTCCTTTCTTCCCTAGCCCCTCTAATACGCACAAGTAAACCAGaatcaccaccccctcccccctacctcatTAGCTCCCCCTTCGAAACTCCTCCTAACTAACCCAACTCACAACAACAACTTGCACATCTCAAAACATGGAATCCTACCTCATCCCAAAGATCATGAAACAAACCCACCTCTTTAGAAAACCCCTTCACAGAAAGCACACCACCCTCCCAAGATCACTCATCCCTATCATGATAACACCCCTAACCCAACTACTTGGCCTCACAACTTTCTCTCTCATGCTTTTCGACGCCCAatcactaacaaaaaagaccCTTATCCTCAATGACATCCTAACAGACCAAAAACCCGACATATGCGCCATCaccgaaacctggttcaaacagaCACAGTactcatcaaccaactaccaaCCCACCTTTACAATATCATCTCCATCCCAAGGCACAACAGAAGAGGTGGTGGACTACTACTAGCTACAAAGAAAGAACTCAAACTCATACAACAGACCATCCACGCACCACCATGATTCGAAATAGGCTTTTTCAAATCCACCTATCTCCAAGTCTGTCTAGTTTACGCCCCTCCAGGACTCCTCGAAAACAATTCCTCCCCTCTAATCGAATTTATCACAGAGACCATTCACATGGACATCCCACccatcatccttggagacttcaacctacacatTGACTCCCTCCCACTATCTACCAAccgtgaagccctcctcaccacacTCAGCACCATTGGCTTCAAACAAATCAcaaactcccccacacacaaagcaggacacaccctcgACCTAATTTTCATAAACTCACC is from Rhinatrema bivittatum chromosome 2, aRhiBiv1.1, whole genome shotgun sequence and encodes:
- the LOC115085567 gene encoding cytochrome b-c1 complex subunit 7 isoform X2, translated to MASRVPGLVRDDTLYENDDVKEAIRRLPEIVYDERNFRLKRALDLSLKHQILPKEQWTKYEEDVHYLEPYLKEVIHERKEREEWEKK
- the LOC115085567 gene encoding cytochrome b-c1 complex subunit 7 isoform X1, translating into MASRVPVSTTSRLLEGFRKWYYNAAGFNKLGLVRDDTLYENDDVKEAIRRLPEIVYDERNFRLKRALDLSLKHQILPKEQWTKYEEDVHYLEPYLKEVIHERKEREEWEKK